The Odocoileus virginianus isolate 20LAN1187 ecotype Illinois chromosome 27, Ovbor_1.2, whole genome shotgun sequence genome has a window encoding:
- the NCR3 gene encoding natural cytotoxicity triggering receptor 3 isoform X2: MARLLLFIFITIHPGSCVLWVSQPPEIRTQEGSPAILPCSFNASQGSMAIGSVTWYRDKVAPGMEVRNETAEFQGRLAPLPSSRFLYDHQAELHIRDTRGRDAGVYVCRVEVLGLGIGTGNGTLLVVEEGPPQLAAGTVLLLRAGFYAFSFLSVAMGSSIYYQGKYHRHKETPCHSLDGL, encoded by the exons ATGGCCCGGTTGCTGTTGTTCATCTTTATCACCATCCATCCAG GATCTTGTGTCCTCTGGGTGTCTCAGCCCCCTGAAATCCGTACCCAGGAGGGGTCCCCCGCCATCCTGCCCTGTTCCTTCAATGCCAGCCAAGGGAGTATGGCCATTGGTTCTGTCACATGGTACCGGGACAAAGTGGCCCCAGGGATGGAAGTGAGGAATGAGACTGCAGAGTTCCAGGGCCGcctggcccctctcccctcttcccGCTTCCTTTATGACCACCAGGCTGAGCTGCACATCCGAGACACCCGAGGCCGTGACGCCGGAGTCTACGTGTGCAGGGTGGAGGTGCTGGGCCTGGGTATCGGCACAGGGAATGGGACCCTGCTGGTGGTGGAGGAAG GACCTCCTCAGCTAGCGGCTGGCACAGTCCTCCTCCTTCGGGCTGGATTCTATGCCTTCAGCTTTCTCTCGGTGGCTATGGGCAGCAGCATATATTACCAGGGCAAAT ACCACCGTCACAAGGAAACACCCTGTCACTCCTTGGATGGCCTCTGA
- the NCR3 gene encoding natural cytotoxicity triggering receptor 3 isoform X1 has product MRQLKCLSLGALWGWGYSRDILPQVLRSFLSGVTGKALLWVFSLPPGSCVLWVSQPPEIRTQEGSPAILPCSFNASQGSMAIGSVTWYRDKVAPGMEVRNETAEFQGRLAPLPSSRFLYDHQAELHIRDTRGRDAGVYVCRVEVLGLGIGTGNGTLLVVEEGPPQLAAGTVLLLRAGFYAFSFLSVAMGSSIYYQGKYHRHKETPCHSLDGL; this is encoded by the exons ATGAGACAGCTAAAGTGCTTGTCCCTGGGGGCCCTCTGGGGGTGGGGATATAGCAGGGACATTCTACCACAAGTTCTCAGGTCTTTTCTCTCTGGAGTAACTGGGAAGGCGCTCCTCTGGGTCTTCTCTCTGCCCCCAGGATCTTGTGTCCTCTGGGTGTCTCAGCCCCCTGAAATCCGTACCCAGGAGGGGTCCCCCGCCATCCTGCCCTGTTCCTTCAATGCCAGCCAAGGGAGTATGGCCATTGGTTCTGTCACATGGTACCGGGACAAAGTGGCCCCAGGGATGGAAGTGAGGAATGAGACTGCAGAGTTCCAGGGCCGcctggcccctctcccctcttcccGCTTCCTTTATGACCACCAGGCTGAGCTGCACATCCGAGACACCCGAGGCCGTGACGCCGGAGTCTACGTGTGCAGGGTGGAGGTGCTGGGCCTGGGTATCGGCACAGGGAATGGGACCCTGCTGGTGGTGGAGGAAG GACCTCCTCAGCTAGCGGCTGGCACAGTCCTCCTCCTTCGGGCTGGATTCTATGCCTTCAGCTTTCTCTCGGTGGCTATGGGCAGCAGCATATATTACCAGGGCAAAT ACCACCGTCACAAGGAAACACCCTGTCACTCCTTGGATGGCCTCTGA
- the LST1 gene encoding leukocyte-specific transcript 1 protein: MGNTQCLCEKLDFYQYGGLGLGALLLLLVAVLSICLYRLYRRVKRLERSWVQASKEELHYASLLRLPEREGPDIREREGNKEDPSGDYACIAKNKPT; the protein is encoded by the exons ATGGGGAATACG CAATGCCTTTGTGAAAAATTGGATTTTTACCAATATGGGGGTTTAGGGCTGGGGGCGCTCCTGCTCCTGCTTGTGGCCGTTCTGTCCATCTGCCTGTATCGGCTCTACAGGAGAG tGAAGAGGCTGGAGAGAAGCTGG GTCCAAGCCTCAAAAGAGGAGCTCCACTATGCGTCCTTGCTGAGGCTGCCTGAACGGGAGGGACCTGACATCCGAGAAAGGGAAGGCAACAAGGAGGACCCCAGCGGGGACTATGCCTGCATTGCCAAGAACAAACCCACCTGA
- the LTB gene encoding lymphotoxin-beta has translation MGERGLEGRGRRPQRKGCLLLAVAGVTSLVTLLLAVPITVVAVLALVPQEQEGLVTGTADPGVQAPAHQRFESGELPEEDSETDLSPRLPAAHLIGAWTTGQGLGWEAKKEEAFLRSGTRFSGAEGLALPQDGLYYLYCHVGYRGRAPPPGVDPLDRSVTLLSRLYRAGGAYGSGTPELLLEGAETVTPVSDPARRQEYGPLWYTSVGFGGLVQLRRGERVYVNISHPDMVDYRRGKTFFGAVMVG, from the exons ATGGGGGAACGGGGGCTGGAGGGCCGGGGTAGGAGGCCCCAGCGGAAAGGATGCCTGCTGCTGGCTGTGGCAGGAgtcacttccctggtgaccctcCTGCTGGCCGTGCCCATCACTGTTGTGGCTGTGCTGGCCTTGGTGCCCCAGGAGCAGGAAGGATTG GTAACAGGGACGGCTGACCCCGGCGTCCAGGCACCTGCCCATCAGCGATTTG AGTCCGGGGAGCTGCCTGAGGAGGACTCAGAAACTGATCTCAGCCCTAGGCTCCCAGCTGCCCATCTCATTG GCGCTTGGACCACGGGGCAGGGGCTAGGCTGGGAGGCGAAGAAAGAAGAGGCGTTTCTGAGGAGCGGGACGCGGTTCTCGGGCGCAGAAGGGCTGGCCCTCCCGCAGGACGGCCTCTATTACCTTTACTGTCACGTCGGCTACCGGGGTCGGGCGCCCCCTCCCGGCGTGGACCCCCTGGACCGCTCGGTCACGCTGCTCAGCCGGCTGTACCGGGCGGGGGGCGCCTATGGATCGGGGACCCCCGAGCTGCTGCTGGAGGGTGCGGAGACCGTGACACCTGTCTCGGACCCCgccaggaggcaagaatatgggcCCCTCTGGTACACGAGCGTGGGGTTCGGTGGCCTGGTGCAGCTCCGGAGGGGCGAGAGGGTGTACGTCAATATCAGTCACCCCGACATGGTGGACTACAGGAGGGGAAAGACCTTCTTCGGGGCGGTGATGGTGGGGTGA
- the TNF gene encoding tumor necrosis factor isoform X2 — MSTKSMIRDVELAEEALSKKAGGPQGSRSCLCLSLFSFLLLAGATTLFCLLHFGVIGPQREESPTGLSINSPLVQTLRSSSQASINKPVAHVVANINAQGQLLWLDSCANALMANGVKLEDNQLVVPTDGLYLIYSQVLFRGQSCPSTPLFLTHTISRIAVSYQTKVNILSAIKSPCHRETPEWAEAKPWYEPIYQGGVFQLEKGDRLSAEINLPDYLDYAESGQVYFGIIAL, encoded by the exons ATGAGCACCAAAAGCATGATCCGGGACGTGGAGCTGGCGGAGGAGGCGCTCTCCAAGAAAGCAGGGGGCCCCCAGGGCTCCAGAAGTTGCTTGTGCCTcagcctcttctccttcctcctgcttGCAGGAGCCACCACGCTCTTCTGCCTGCTGCACTTCGGGGTAATCGGCCCCCAGAGGGAAGAG TCCCCAACTGGCCTCTCCATCAACAGCCCTCTGGTTCAGACCCTCA GGTCATCTTCTCAAGCCTCAATTAACAAGCCGGTAGCCCACGTTGTAG ccaaCATCAATGCTCAGGGGCAGCTCCTGTGGTTGGATTCATGTGCCAATGCCCTCATGGCCAACGGTGTGAAGTTGGAAGACAACCAGCTGGTGGTGCCTACTGATGGGCTTTACCTAATCTACTCCCAGGTCCTCTTCAGGGGCCAATCCTGCCCTTCCACCCCCTTGTTCCTCACCCACACCATCAGCCGCATTGCAGTCTCCTACCAGACCAAGGTCAACATCCTCTCTGCCATCAAGAGCCCTTGCCACAGGGAGACCCCAGAGTGGGCTGAAGCCAAGCCCTGGTACGAACCCATCTACCAGGGAGGGGTCTtccagctggagaagggagatcGCCTCAGTGCTGAGATCAACCTGCCGGACTACCTGGACTATGCCGAGTCTGGACAGGTCTACTTTGGGATCATCGCTCTGTGA
- the TNF gene encoding tumor necrosis factor isoform X1 yields the protein MSTKSMIRDVELAEEALSKKAGGPQGSRSCLCLSLFSFLLLAGATTLFCLLHFGVIGPQREEQSPTGLSINSPLVQTLRSSSQASINKPVAHVVANINAQGQLLWLDSCANALMANGVKLEDNQLVVPTDGLYLIYSQVLFRGQSCPSTPLFLTHTISRIAVSYQTKVNILSAIKSPCHRETPEWAEAKPWYEPIYQGGVFQLEKGDRLSAEINLPDYLDYAESGQVYFGIIAL from the exons ATGAGCACCAAAAGCATGATCCGGGACGTGGAGCTGGCGGAGGAGGCGCTCTCCAAGAAAGCAGGGGGCCCCCAGGGCTCCAGAAGTTGCTTGTGCCTcagcctcttctccttcctcctgcttGCAGGAGCCACCACGCTCTTCTGCCTGCTGCACTTCGGGGTAATCGGCCCCCAGAGGGAAGAG CAGTCCCCAACTGGCCTCTCCATCAACAGCCCTCTGGTTCAGACCCTCA GGTCATCTTCTCAAGCCTCAATTAACAAGCCGGTAGCCCACGTTGTAG ccaaCATCAATGCTCAGGGGCAGCTCCTGTGGTTGGATTCATGTGCCAATGCCCTCATGGCCAACGGTGTGAAGTTGGAAGACAACCAGCTGGTGGTGCCTACTGATGGGCTTTACCTAATCTACTCCCAGGTCCTCTTCAGGGGCCAATCCTGCCCTTCCACCCCCTTGTTCCTCACCCACACCATCAGCCGCATTGCAGTCTCCTACCAGACCAAGGTCAACATCCTCTCTGCCATCAAGAGCCCTTGCCACAGGGAGACCCCAGAGTGGGCTGAAGCCAAGCCCTGGTACGAACCCATCTACCAGGGAGGGGTCTtccagctggagaagggagatcGCCTCAGTGCTGAGATCAACCTGCCGGACTACCTGGACTATGCCGAGTCTGGACAGGTCTACTTTGGGATCATCGCTCTGTGA
- the LTA gene encoding lymphotoxin-alpha, translating to MTPPGRLYLLRVCSTPPLLLLLGLLLALPPEAQGLRGVGLTPSAAQQPPKPFTRGTLKPAAHLVGDPSTQDSLRWRANTDRAFLRHGFSLSNNSLLVPTSGLYFVYSQVVFSGKGCFPTAAPTPLYLAHEVQLFSPQYPFHVPLLSAQKSVCPGPQGPWVRSVYQGAVFLLTRGDQLSTHTDGISHLLLSPSSVFFGAFAL from the exons ATGACACCACCTGGACGTCTATACCTCCTGAGGGTGTGCagcaccccacccctcctcctcctcctggggctgctgctggccCTGCCGCCCGAGGCCCAG GGGCTCCGTGGCGTTGGCCTCACACCCTCAGCTGCACAGCAACCCCCGAAACCCTTCACCCGTGGCACCCTCAAACCCGCTGCTCACCTTGTTG GAGACCCCAGCACCCAGGACTCGCTGCGCTGGAGAGCAAACACGGACCGCGCCTTCCTCCGCCACGGCTTCTCTCTGAGCAACAACTCCCTCCTGGTCCCCACCAGTGGCCTCTACTTTGTCTACTCCCAAGTGGTCTTCTCTGGGAAAGGCTGCTTCCCCACGGCCGCCCCCACCCCTCTCTACCTGGCCCATGAGGTCCAGCTATTTTCCCCCCAGTACCCCTTCCACGTGCCTCTCCTCAGCGCTCAGAAGTCCGTGTGCCCAGGGCCACAGGGACCGTGGGTGCGCTCGGTGTACCAGGGGGCTGTATTCCTGCTCACCCGGGGAGACCAGCTATCCACTCACACAGATGGCATCTCCCACCTGCTCCTCAGCCCCAGTAGTGTCTTCTTTGGAGCCTTCGCTCTGTAG
- the NFKBIL1 gene encoding NF-kappa-B inhibitor-like protein 1 isoform X1, whose protein sequence is MSNPSPQVPEGEASTSVCRPKSSMASTSRRQRRERRFRRYLSAGRLVRAQALLQRHPGLDVDAGQPPPLHRACARHDAPALCLLLRLGADPAHQDRHGDTALHAAARQGPDAYTDFFLPLLSRCPSAMGIKNKDGETPGQILGWGPPWDSAEEEEEDEASKEREWRQKLQGELEDEWQEVIGRFEDDASHETQEPESFSAWSDRMAQEHAQKRQQQQREAEGTCRPPRAEGSGHSWRQQEEEQRLFRERAQAKEEELRESRARRAQEALGDRAPEPARAGPRAEHPRGAGRGRLWRFGDVPWPCPGGGDPEAMAAALVARGPPLEEQGALRRYLRVQQVRWHPDRFLQRFRSQIETWELGRVMGAVTALSQALNRHAEALK, encoded by the exons ATGAGTAACCCCTCCCCCCAAGTCCCAGAGGGAGAAGCCTCTACATCTGTCTGCCGG CCCAAGAGTTCCATGGCCTCCACTTCCCGTCGCCAACGCCGAGAGCGTCGCTTCCGTCGCTATTTGTCTGCAGGACGGCTGGTCCGGGCCCAAGCCCTCCTCCAGCGACACCCAGGCCTTGATGTAGATGCTGGGCAGCCCCCACCTCTGCACCGGGCCTGCGCCCGCCACGATGCCCCTGCCCTGTGCCTGCTGCTTCGGCTTGGGGCTGACCCTGCCCACCAGGACCGCCACGGGGACACGGCGCTGCATGCCGCTGCCCGTCAGGGCCCTGATG CCTACACGGATTTCTTCCTGCCACTGCTGAGTCGCTGTCCCTCTGCCATGGGAATAAAGAATAAGGATGGGGAGACCCCAGGGCAGATTCTGGGCTGGGGACCCCCCTGGGATTctgctgaggaggaggaggaagatgaggccTCTAAGGAACGGGAATGGAGACAGAAGCTGCAGGGAGAGCTGGAGGATGAGTGGCAGGAGGTCATCGGGAGATTTGAAG ATGATGCTTCCCATGAGACCCAGGAACCCGAGTCCTTCTCAGCCTGGTCAGATCGCATGGCTCAGGAACATGCCCAGAAgcgccagcagcagcagcgtgagGCAGAGGGAACCTGCCGACCCCCACGGGCTGAGGGCTCCGGGCACAGCTGGcggcagcaggaggaggagcagcGGCTCTTCCGAGAGCGAGCCCAGGCCAAGGAGGAAGAACTGCGTGAGAGCCGAGCCAGGAGGGCACAGGAGGCACTCGGGGATCGAGCTCCGGAGCCAGCCAGAGCCGGGCCCCGGGCAGAGCACCCCAGAGGTGCAGGGCGGGGCAGACTCTGGCGCTTTGGTGATGTGCCTtggccctgccctgggggaggggacccAGAAGCCATGGCTGCAGCACTGGTGGCCAGGGGTCCCCCCTTGGAGGAACAGGGGGCTCTGAGGAGGTACTTGAGGGTCCAGCAGGTCCGTTGGCACCCTGACCGCTTCCTGCAGCGATTCCGAAGCCAGATTGAGACCTGGGAGCTGGGCCGAGTGATGGGAGCCGTGACAGCCCTTTCTCAGGCCCTGAATCGCCACGCAGAAGCCCTCAAGTGA
- the NFKBIL1 gene encoding NF-kappa-B inhibitor-like protein 1 isoform X2, whose product MASTSRRQRRERRFRRYLSAGRLVRAQALLQRHPGLDVDAGQPPPLHRACARHDAPALCLLLRLGADPAHQDRHGDTALHAAARQGPDAYTDFFLPLLSRCPSAMGIKNKDGETPGQILGWGPPWDSAEEEEEDEASKEREWRQKLQGELEDEWQEVIGRFEDDASHETQEPESFSAWSDRMAQEHAQKRQQQQREAEGTCRPPRAEGSGHSWRQQEEEQRLFRERAQAKEEELRESRARRAQEALGDRAPEPARAGPRAEHPRGAGRGRLWRFGDVPWPCPGGGDPEAMAAALVARGPPLEEQGALRRYLRVQQVRWHPDRFLQRFRSQIETWELGRVMGAVTALSQALNRHAEALK is encoded by the exons ATGGCCTCCACTTCCCGTCGCCAACGCCGAGAGCGTCGCTTCCGTCGCTATTTGTCTGCAGGACGGCTGGTCCGGGCCCAAGCCCTCCTCCAGCGACACCCAGGCCTTGATGTAGATGCTGGGCAGCCCCCACCTCTGCACCGGGCCTGCGCCCGCCACGATGCCCCTGCCCTGTGCCTGCTGCTTCGGCTTGGGGCTGACCCTGCCCACCAGGACCGCCACGGGGACACGGCGCTGCATGCCGCTGCCCGTCAGGGCCCTGATG CCTACACGGATTTCTTCCTGCCACTGCTGAGTCGCTGTCCCTCTGCCATGGGAATAAAGAATAAGGATGGGGAGACCCCAGGGCAGATTCTGGGCTGGGGACCCCCCTGGGATTctgctgaggaggaggaggaagatgaggccTCTAAGGAACGGGAATGGAGACAGAAGCTGCAGGGAGAGCTGGAGGATGAGTGGCAGGAGGTCATCGGGAGATTTGAAG ATGATGCTTCCCATGAGACCCAGGAACCCGAGTCCTTCTCAGCCTGGTCAGATCGCATGGCTCAGGAACATGCCCAGAAgcgccagcagcagcagcgtgagGCAGAGGGAACCTGCCGACCCCCACGGGCTGAGGGCTCCGGGCACAGCTGGcggcagcaggaggaggagcagcGGCTCTTCCGAGAGCGAGCCCAGGCCAAGGAGGAAGAACTGCGTGAGAGCCGAGCCAGGAGGGCACAGGAGGCACTCGGGGATCGAGCTCCGGAGCCAGCCAGAGCCGGGCCCCGGGCAGAGCACCCCAGAGGTGCAGGGCGGGGCAGACTCTGGCGCTTTGGTGATGTGCCTtggccctgccctgggggaggggacccAGAAGCCATGGCTGCAGCACTGGTGGCCAGGGGTCCCCCCTTGGAGGAACAGGGGGCTCTGAGGAGGTACTTGAGGGTCCAGCAGGTCCGTTGGCACCCTGACCGCTTCCTGCAGCGATTCCGAAGCCAGATTGAGACCTGGGAGCTGGGCCGAGTGATGGGAGCCGTGACAGCCCTTTCTCAGGCCCTGAATCGCCACGCAGAAGCCCTCAAGTGA
- the ATP6V1G2 gene encoding V-type proton ATPase subunit G 2 isoform X2 — translation MASQSQGIQQLLQAEKRAAEKVADARKRKARRLKQAKEEAQMEVDQYRREREQEFQSKQQAAMGSQGNLSAEVEQATRRQVQGMQSSQQRNRERVLAQLLGMVCDVRPQVHPNYRIAA, via the exons ATGGCCAGTCAATCCCAGGGTATCCAGCAGCTCCTGCAAGCCGAGAAGCGGGCGGCTGAGAAGGTGGCAGATGCCAGAAAAA GGAAGGCCCGGCGTCTGAAGCAGGCAAAGGAAGAGGCACAAATGGAAGTGGACCAGTAccgcagagagagagagcaagaattCCAGAGCAAGCAGCAGGCA GCCATGGGCTCTCAAGGGAACTTGTCGGCTGAGGTGGAGCAGGCTACAAGGCGCCAGGTGCAGGGCATGCAGAGCTCCCAGCAGAGAAACCGCGAACGTGTCCTAGCCCAGCTTCTCGGCATGGTCTGCGACGTCAGGCCCCAGGTCCACCCCAACTACCGGATTGCTGCCTAG
- the ATP6V1G2 gene encoding V-type proton ATPase subunit G 2 isoform X1, with amino-acid sequence MASQSQGIQQLLQAEKRAAEKVADARKRKARRLKQAKEEAQMEVDQYRREREQEFQSKQQAVSRGGVEMGPPVCMLAMGSQGNLSAEVEQATRRQVQGMQSSQQRNRERVLAQLLGMVCDVRPQVHPNYRIAA; translated from the exons ATGGCCAGTCAATCCCAGGGTATCCAGCAGCTCCTGCAAGCCGAGAAGCGGGCGGCTGAGAAGGTGGCAGATGCCAGAAAAA GGAAGGCCCGGCGTCTGAAGCAGGCAAAGGAAGAGGCACAAATGGAAGTGGACCAGTAccgcagagagagagagcaagaattCCAGAGCAAGCAGCAGGCAGTGAGTCGTGGGGGAGTTGAGATGGGACCCCCAGTGTGCATGTTG GCCATGGGCTCTCAAGGGAACTTGTCGGCTGAGGTGGAGCAGGCTACAAGGCGCCAGGTGCAGGGCATGCAGAGCTCCCAGCAGAGAAACCGCGAACGTGTCCTAGCCCAGCTTCTCGGCATGGTCTGCGACGTCAGGCCCCAGGTCCACCCCAACTACCGGATTGCTGCCTAG
- the ATP6V1G2 gene encoding V-type proton ATPase subunit G 2 isoform X3 yields MGKARRLKQAKEEAQMEVDQYRREREQEFQSKQQAVSRGGVEMGPPVCMLAMGSQGNLSAEVEQATRRQVQGMQSSQQRNRERVLAQLLGMVCDVRPQVHPNYRIAA; encoded by the exons ATGG GGAAGGCCCGGCGTCTGAAGCAGGCAAAGGAAGAGGCACAAATGGAAGTGGACCAGTAccgcagagagagagagcaagaattCCAGAGCAAGCAGCAGGCAGTGAGTCGTGGGGGAGTTGAGATGGGACCCCCAGTGTGCATGTTG GCCATGGGCTCTCAAGGGAACTTGTCGGCTGAGGTGGAGCAGGCTACAAGGCGCCAGGTGCAGGGCATGCAGAGCTCCCAGCAGAGAAACCGCGAACGTGTCCTAGCCCAGCTTCTCGGCATGGTCTGCGACGTCAGGCCCCAGGTCCACCCCAACTACCGGATTGCTGCCTAG